From Enhydrobacter sp., the proteins below share one genomic window:
- a CDS encoding enoyl-CoA hydratase/isomerase family protein — MIDYANIVLTRDGSVARLTLNRPDRRNALTHRMMLELEDAFGRIRDDRECRALVLRGAGGHFCAGGDLDAMASMPPRPANEADDPLISAYRQFGDALLALNNLPQATVAVVEGSAVGGGFGMACCSDVVILHSSARFGLPEPKVGFIPSQVIPFTVRRLGEGPVRDLAVTGRLLTAEDALSLGVGRYLCRSSEEIETVLSDLLHDIVKMEPSALATVKRLVLSCAGQGDRAVLDDAARSLVELLRRPQAAVGIEAFKAKKSPPWSKKA, encoded by the coding sequence ATGATCGACTACGCCAATATCGTTCTGACGAGAGACGGCAGCGTCGCGCGGTTGACGCTCAACCGGCCGGATCGGCGCAATGCGCTCACACACCGGATGATGCTGGAACTCGAGGATGCGTTTGGGCGCATACGCGACGATCGGGAGTGCCGCGCGCTGGTGTTGCGCGGGGCCGGCGGCCACTTCTGCGCCGGCGGTGATCTCGATGCCATGGCGAGCATGCCGCCCCGCCCGGCCAACGAAGCCGACGATCCGCTGATTTCGGCCTATCGACAGTTCGGCGATGCGTTGCTGGCGCTCAACAATCTCCCGCAGGCGACCGTCGCCGTCGTCGAAGGCTCGGCGGTTGGCGGTGGCTTCGGCATGGCCTGTTGCTCCGACGTCGTCATCCTCCATTCTTCGGCGCGGTTCGGGTTGCCGGAGCCGAAGGTCGGCTTCATTCCGTCGCAGGTCATTCCCTTTACGGTGCGTCGCTTGGGCGAGGGGCCGGTCCGCGACCTGGCCGTCACCGGAAGGCTGCTGACCGCTGAGGACGCTTTGAGCCTCGGAGTTGGGCGATATCTTTGCCGTTCCTCCGAGGAGATCGAGACGGTCCTGAGCGACTTGCTCCACGATATCGTCAAGATGGAACCGTCGGCGCTTGCCACGGTCAAACGCCTGGTGCTGAGTTGCGCCGGGCAGGGGGACCGGGCGGTTCTGGACGACGCGGCCAGAAGTCTCGTGGAATTGCTGCGACGCCCGCAGGCGGCAGTCGGGATCGAGGCCTTCAAGGCCAAGAAATCGCCGCCGTGGTCGAAGAAGGCTTAG
- a CDS encoding penicillin acylase family protein — protein sequence MRTLVRLGLGTAKIAAAAALGLAVLLVGVFFEARGALPPYSGRFDVAGPKASVEILRDRNAVPHIVAGSIEDAAFGLGYAHAQDRFWQMEFMRRLGQGRLSEIVPPALVGTALLDTDRTMRGLGVYRHALDSVSVLSAGTRGILEAYAAGVNAFIVGEHRQFGLELTLIKLLSGGQYRPERWQPADSLVWTKLMALSLDGNWRAELLRLRLLKKIGEDGVRFLIEPTGDPRDATLAQVNEAVKGIDLERLFRATDTIATLKREASNEWVVAGARSVSGKPLLANDPHLGFSFPGTWYLARLVGPGFDIRGASAPGVPAIVLGHNASIGWGFTTTNLDSQDLFIERVDATDPNRYITPDGARPFAVYDETINVLWGDPVRLRVRETRHGVVIDDFARKPEDLAPTGHVLALQATALDSGDTTMEALIRIGLAQNWDDFLDAARKVVSPMQNIVYGDTEGNIGLIAPARVPIRRKGDGSIARPGWTSEHDWASFVPFDELPRALNPPSGLIVNANGRLVGDDYRHFITRDWAEGYRQRRATELLREVQRHPVYGMIALQADNRTLDADDVLPELLKVKPRSARAGKTVAMLQNWNGFMLATRPEPLIYTAWLMELQRGLLADEVGDDIYNDMSQINVSLVLRILRERPQWCDDRGTSAVESCDDVVATSLERALSRLTQLQGLNPEAWQWGREHHAAFRHPLFDGIPLLRDLASVRFPADGGAHTLNRANPAYRGARPFDAIHGATFRGIYDFNDLDNSRFAIPLGQSGNFLSHWSRHFVESWRSLRYVGISGTHPELARNAIGTITLAPPAP from the coding sequence GTGCGGACGCTCGTCCGCCTCGGATTGGGCACCGCGAAGATCGCGGCCGCCGCCGCACTCGGCCTCGCCGTGCTGCTGGTCGGAGTCTTCTTTGAGGCGCGCGGCGCGCTGCCACCGTACTCTGGCCGCTTCGATGTCGCCGGCCCAAAGGCCTCCGTCGAGATACTACGCGACCGGAACGCCGTTCCCCATATCGTCGCCGGCTCGATAGAGGACGCTGCATTCGGCCTTGGTTACGCCCATGCCCAGGACCGCTTCTGGCAAATGGAGTTCATGCGACGCCTCGGGCAGGGGCGACTTTCCGAGATCGTGCCGCCGGCGCTGGTCGGCACCGCCCTGCTCGATACGGATCGCACGATGCGCGGCCTGGGCGTCTACCGACACGCGCTCGACAGCGTGAGCGTCCTGTCGGCTGGAACGCGCGGCATCCTCGAGGCCTATGCCGCGGGAGTGAACGCGTTCATAGTCGGCGAACATCGGCAGTTCGGCCTGGAGCTCACGCTCATCAAGCTTCTGTCGGGCGGACAATATCGGCCAGAGCGCTGGCAGCCAGCCGATTCACTGGTCTGGACGAAGCTGATGGCCCTAAGCCTCGATGGCAATTGGCGCGCTGAGCTCCTGCGCCTGCGCCTGCTCAAGAAAATCGGAGAGGACGGCGTGCGTTTCCTGATCGAGCCGACGGGAGACCCACGCGACGCAACCCTCGCCCAAGTCAACGAGGCAGTAAAGGGAATCGACCTCGAACGTCTCTTTCGCGCCACCGACACCATTGCTACGCTCAAGCGGGAAGCCTCGAATGAATGGGTCGTGGCGGGCGCGCGTTCGGTCTCCGGCAAACCGCTGCTCGCCAACGATCCCCATCTCGGATTCAGTTTCCCCGGGACCTGGTATCTGGCGCGGCTGGTCGGCCCCGGTTTCGACATTCGCGGCGCCTCGGCACCGGGAGTGCCGGCGATCGTGTTGGGCCACAACGCAAGCATCGGCTGGGGTTTCACCACCACCAATCTCGACAGCCAGGACCTGTTCATCGAGCGCGTGGATGCTACCGACCCCAATCGCTACATCACGCCCGACGGTGCCCGCCCCTTCGCGGTCTACGACGAGACCATCAACGTACTGTGGGGCGATCCGGTGCGGCTGCGCGTGCGAGAAACACGTCATGGCGTGGTCATAGACGACTTTGCCCGCAAGCCCGAGGATCTCGCGCCCACGGGCCACGTGCTGGCACTGCAGGCCACCGCGCTCGACAGCGGCGACACCACCATGGAAGCGCTGATCCGCATCGGATTGGCGCAGAACTGGGACGATTTCCTCGATGCGGCCCGCAAGGTCGTGTCGCCGATGCAGAACATCGTCTACGGCGACACCGAAGGGAATATCGGGCTCATCGCTCCCGCGCGCGTGCCGATTCGCCGCAAGGGTGACGGTTCGATAGCACGGCCCGGCTGGACGTCGGAGCACGACTGGGCAAGCTTCGTGCCGTTCGACGAATTGCCCCGCGCCCTCAATCCCCCGAGCGGCCTCATCGTCAATGCCAACGGCCGCCTGGTCGGGGACGACTACCGTCACTTCATAACCCGCGACTGGGCCGAGGGATACCGGCAACGCCGGGCCACGGAACTGCTCCGCGAGGTCCAACGTCATCCGGTCTACGGCATGATCGCGCTGCAGGCCGACAACCGCACACTCGACGCCGACGACGTCCTGCCGGAGCTGCTCAAGGTCAAGCCGCGCAGCGCCCGGGCCGGCAAGACCGTCGCCATGCTGCAGAACTGGAACGGGTTCATGCTGGCGACGCGACCGGAGCCGCTGATCTACACGGCCTGGCTGATGGAGCTTCAGCGCGGCTTGCTGGCCGACGAAGTCGGCGATGACATCTACAACGACATGTCGCAGATCAACGTGTCGCTCGTGCTCCGTATCCTGCGTGAACGACCGCAATGGTGCGACGATCGGGGCACCAGCGCGGTCGAATCCTGCGATGACGTCGTCGCCACGTCGCTCGAGAGGGCACTCAGCCGGCTGACGCAGCTGCAGGGCCTCAACCCCGAGGCCTGGCAATGGGGCCGCGAGCATCACGCCGCCTTTCGCCATCCGCTGTTCGACGGCATCCCCCTGCTGCGCGACCTCGCCTCGGTGCGCTTTCCCGCTGACGGAGGAGCCCATACGCTCAACCGTGCCAATCCCGCCTATCGCGGCGCACGGCCCTTCGACGCGATTCACGGCGCCACGTTCCGCGGGATCTACGATTTCAACGATCTCGACAATAGTCGCTTCGCCATCCCGCTCGGGCAGTCCGGCAACTTCCTGTCGCACTGGTCGCGGCACTTCGTCGAGTCATGGCGCAGCCTGCGCTACGTCGGCATTTCCGGCACTCACCCCGAACTTGCCCGCAACGCCATCGGCACAATCACCCTCGCCCCGCCCGCCCCATGA
- a CDS encoding alpha/beta fold hydrolase, which translates to MSFDIPPFQPRFPWWGGDLQTLANRLAVGAIDLAPHTSRGQSFRLDDGTGDTLLARLDRPARPRAGAPLVILIHGLTGSQDSTYMLSQSRCLLEAGFRVLRLNLRGAGPSRALCGGHYYAGRSQDFRALLALLPDEFRRDGVAAVGYSLGGAMLLKYLGEEGRAAPLVAAASVSAPIDLAATCQCMLRPRNALYHRYLLAQMKGEATGEGAVLTDDERHAVLGARSIWEYDEVFIAPRHGFAGADDYYDRCKPVRFMPAIGIPTLVIAALDDPWIPGDLYKSFGWAENPLLTPLLSRNGGHVGFHGRGDRRPWSDIAIVRFLEHV; encoded by the coding sequence GTGAGTTTCGACATACCGCCCTTCCAGCCGCGCTTTCCCTGGTGGGGCGGCGACCTGCAGACCTTGGCCAACCGCCTGGCGGTTGGCGCTATCGATCTTGCGCCGCACACCAGCCGTGGCCAGTCTTTCCGGCTCGACGACGGCACCGGCGATACGCTGCTTGCCAGGCTCGACCGGCCGGCGCGACCGCGGGCCGGGGCGCCGCTGGTCATCCTGATCCACGGCCTGACGGGGTCGCAGGACAGCACCTACATGCTCAGCCAGTCTCGTTGCTTGCTGGAAGCCGGCTTTCGGGTGCTGAGGCTCAATCTGCGTGGCGCCGGTCCGTCCCGTGCGTTGTGCGGGGGACACTACTATGCCGGACGCAGCCAGGACTTTCGAGCGTTGCTGGCCCTCCTGCCGGATGAGTTTCGGCGCGATGGAGTGGCGGCTGTCGGTTACTCGCTGGGCGGAGCCATGCTTCTCAAGTATCTCGGCGAGGAGGGGCGGGCTGCGCCGCTGGTGGCCGCCGCCAGTGTGAGTGCGCCGATCGATCTTGCCGCGACCTGCCAATGCATGCTTCGCCCACGCAATGCGCTCTATCATCGCTACCTGCTTGCTCAGATGAAGGGCGAAGCGACGGGCGAGGGGGCGGTTCTCACGGACGACGAACGCCATGCCGTTCTCGGTGCGCGCAGCATCTGGGAGTACGACGAGGTCTTCATCGCACCGCGGCACGGCTTCGCTGGCGCCGACGACTACTACGACCGCTGCAAGCCGGTGCGCTTCATGCCAGCCATCGGTATTCCGACGCTGGTGATCGCCGCGCTGGACGATCCCTGGATTCCCGGCGATCTTTACAAGTCGTTCGGGTGGGCTGAGAACCCGTTGCTCACGCCGCTGCTGTCGCGTAACGGGGGCCATGTCGGCTTCCACGGCCGGGGCGACCGCAGGCCTTGGAGCGACATCGCGATCGTGCGATTCTTGGAGCATGTCTGA
- a CDS encoding CoA transferase, whose amino-acid sequence MTENAKGPLSGIVVVDLSRILAGPYCTLMMAELGARVIKVEPPKGGDDARAYGPYVHGRSTYFASVNRGKESIALDLKTDADRKVFEKLLAKADVVVENFRPGTMEKLGYGWETLHSRYPKLIYASASGFGHTGPNSRDPAYDMVVQGMGGIMSITGHEGAPPARVGMSIGDIGAGLYTAIAVNAALVHRLKTGEATKIDIGMFDCQIALLENAVMRYTVEGEIPGPLGARHPTITPFQAFRSQDGALIIAAGNDGLFVKTCEALGRPDMAADPIYKSNALRQKHHQKLEHEMESVLRTNTTAHWLGVLAKAGVPSGPINNIEQALSHPQVAARNMLVEAPDGGGGTLRLAGNPIKMSAFEDPTTRKPAPDLDADRSAILSFIG is encoded by the coding sequence ATGACTGAAAACGCCAAAGGCCCCCTGTCGGGCATCGTCGTCGTCGACCTGTCGCGCATCCTTGCCGGGCCCTACTGCACGCTGATGATGGCCGAGCTCGGCGCCCGTGTGATCAAAGTCGAGCCGCCCAAGGGGGGCGACGACGCGCGCGCCTATGGGCCGTACGTCCACGGTCGCTCGACCTATTTCGCGTCGGTTAACCGCGGCAAGGAAAGCATCGCGCTCGACCTCAAGACCGATGCCGACCGCAAGGTCTTCGAGAAGCTGCTCGCGAAGGCCGATGTCGTCGTCGAGAATTTCCGTCCCGGCACCATGGAGAAGCTTGGCTACGGCTGGGAAACGCTGCATAGCCGCTACCCCAAGCTGATCTACGCCTCTGCCTCGGGTTTCGGGCACACCGGACCGAATTCCAGGGATCCCGCCTACGACATGGTCGTGCAGGGCATGGGTGGCATCATGAGCATCACCGGCCACGAGGGAGCCCCGCCGGCGCGTGTGGGCATGTCGATCGGCGACATCGGCGCTGGCCTCTACACGGCGATCGCGGTCAATGCCGCGCTGGTGCACCGGCTGAAGACCGGCGAGGCGACCAAGATCGACATCGGCATGTTCGACTGCCAGATCGCGTTGCTGGAGAACGCCGTGATGCGTTACACGGTCGAGGGTGAAATCCCCGGCCCGCTCGGCGCCCGCCATCCGACCATCACGCCGTTCCAGGCGTTCCGCAGCCAGGACGGCGCGCTGATCATCGCGGCCGGCAACGACGGCCTGTTCGTCAAGACGTGCGAGGCCCTTGGACGGCCAGATATGGCTGCCGACCCCATCTACAAGTCGAACGCCCTGCGCCAGAAGCATCATCAGAAGCTCGAGCACGAGATGGAGTCCGTCCTCAGAACCAACACGACTGCGCACTGGCTCGGCGTCCTGGCGAAGGCCGGCGTGCCGAGCGGCCCGATCAACAATATCGAGCAGGCGCTTTCCCACCCGCAGGTCGCCGCCCGCAACATGCTGGTCGAGGCACCTGACGGCGGCGGCGGCACGCTCCGCCTCGCCGGCAATCCCATCAAAATGTCGGCCTTCGAGGATCCGACGACGCGCAAGCCGGCGCCCGATCTCGACGCGGACCGCTCGGCCATTCTCTCCTTCATCGGTTAG
- a CDS encoding TauD/TfdA family dioxygenase, with product MRNYRHIEVRPVAGALGAEIHGIDISGELEQDTVEELRQVFLDYLVVFLRDQQATPQQQLAFSRHFGEPMEYPQLRGLPETPLITPVVKLEHERNNFGGIWHSDTTYLPEPPMGSMLLAREVPPYGGDTLFANQYLAYEALSDGLKQTLEDLVGVSSSAKAEVTKTREDRMKAAGAELKVLTAEHPIVRTHPETGRKALYTSDAHTSHIKGWSEKESLPLLRFLWEHQVRPEFTCRFRWAPGSLAFWDNRCAMHNPINDYHGYRRVMHRVTLKGDRPR from the coding sequence ATGCGCAACTATCGCCATATCGAGGTACGTCCGGTCGCTGGTGCGCTCGGCGCTGAAATCCACGGCATCGACATCTCCGGCGAGCTCGAGCAGGACACGGTCGAAGAGCTGCGCCAGGTCTTCCTCGACTACCTGGTTGTCTTCTTGCGCGACCAGCAGGCGACCCCGCAACAGCAACTCGCATTCTCGCGCCACTTCGGAGAGCCGATGGAGTACCCTCAGCTCAGAGGACTGCCGGAGACACCACTCATCACGCCCGTGGTCAAGCTCGAGCACGAGCGCAACAACTTCGGCGGCATCTGGCATTCGGACACCACGTATCTTCCCGAACCCCCGATGGGCAGTATGCTGTTGGCCCGCGAAGTGCCACCCTACGGTGGCGATACTCTGTTCGCCAATCAGTATCTCGCCTATGAGGCCCTGTCAGACGGGTTGAAACAGACACTGGAAGACCTAGTGGGGGTGAGCTCGTCGGCCAAGGCGGAGGTGACCAAGACTCGCGAGGACCGCATGAAGGCGGCCGGCGCCGAACTCAAAGTGCTGACAGCGGAACATCCGATCGTTCGCACGCATCCGGAAACGGGTCGCAAGGCGCTTTATACGTCGGACGCCCATACCAGCCACATCAAGGGTTGGAGCGAGAAGGAGAGTCTCCCTCTGTTGCGCTTCCTGTGGGAGCACCAGGTGAGACCGGAGTTCACCTGCCGGTTCCGCTGGGCGCCGGGATCGTTGGCCTTCTGGGACAACCGCTGCGCCATGCACAACCCGATCAACGACTATCACGGTTATCGCCGGGTGATGCACCGGGTTACGCTGAAGGGCGACAGGCCGAGGTAG
- a CDS encoding DMT family transporter — MKTSDMGEGSAALGALYAILAAVMFSTAGVIVRQIQLPAWDVSFWRSTLLMLAIVPLLLWRRRQVWHDLRYAGMSLFMSGLMLAGSFVSFILALGMAPVANVLIVFGATPFVTALLARFFLGEPLHRHTLMAMAVAVAGLALSVIDSLDAGAVLGMSVAFIVVLCISANYVIVRHRRDVSMTPSLAIAGAISAVVALPFATPGTVTRDDLAWLLALGPGQLALGLLLYMASLKHIPAGRAALLGLLELVLGPIWVWLVDGERPGTLTLFGGAVVIGAAATNVWLDSRRATG; from the coding sequence ATGAAGACCAGCGACATGGGGGAAGGTTCGGCGGCACTCGGCGCACTCTACGCCATCCTGGCTGCCGTCATGTTCAGTACAGCCGGCGTGATCGTGCGGCAGATCCAGCTCCCGGCCTGGGACGTGTCGTTCTGGCGTTCGACACTGCTCATGCTCGCGATCGTGCCGCTGCTGCTATGGCGCCGTCGGCAGGTCTGGCACGATCTGCGCTACGCCGGCATGTCGCTGTTCATGAGCGGGCTGATGCTGGCGGGAAGCTTCGTCTCCTTCATCCTGGCACTGGGCATGGCTCCAGTGGCCAACGTGCTGATCGTGTTCGGCGCAACGCCGTTCGTCACGGCCCTGCTCGCCCGCTTCTTCCTGGGGGAGCCGCTGCACCGCCATACCCTGATGGCGATGGCTGTGGCGGTCGCGGGCCTGGCCTTGTCGGTGATCGATTCGCTGGATGCCGGGGCGGTACTCGGCATGTCGGTGGCTTTCATCGTGGTGCTCTGCATCAGCGCCAACTATGTGATCGTGCGCCACCGCCGGGACGTCAGCATGACCCCCTCGCTCGCCATCGCCGGGGCCATCTCGGCGGTCGTCGCCCTCCCCTTCGCGACGCCCGGCACCGTCACGCGCGACGATCTCGCCTGGTTACTGGCGCTCGGGCCCGGCCAGCTCGCGCTCGGCCTGCTGCTCTACATGGCCAGCCTCAAGCACATCCCTGCCGGACGCGCCGCCCTGCTCGGGCTGCTCGAACTGGTTCTCGGACCAATCTGGGTATGGCTCGTCGACGGCGAAAGGCCGGGCACGCTCACCTTGTTCGGCGGCGCCGTGGTCATCGGTGCCGCAGCCACCAATGTCTGGCTGGATTCGCGGCGAGCCACTGGCTAA
- a CDS encoding PAS-domain containing protein — MDDANVFADFARTGVDWLWETDSDDRYSYFSVAVTAGGIDLANRIGMRRADVAVNDPENARRIAELSEIVRRRQPFRDFLFRTRLRDGGGRWCVVSGEPRHDADGAFLGYRGIGRDVTDEVEVRRKLEVQGRTLEAILSTMPDGVQVVDENNRTLAVNDQIFEIMGIANRKGRPEPEITMQSIVDMAKRGEYGPGDPESIARERVQSMLGVLREKGSVNYQRQLKTGRWMEARLRAIDGGGFLSLYRDITESKDREAELERTSSLLQAIFENFPGGIAVYDRDKRLVLWNERYADIIGADPAAIRKGVSPLEVLVSQARLGEFGPTDDPARTARERWEAMDSGRIDFVTRERPNGRAFEMRRQDLPDGGSLSIYLDTTEQKRVERALQEANAGLERRIAERTAELADRERFLRNIVGDLPGMVYRCRNDRDWTMLFASEGCHDLFGRFPEELTSGAVTIGSLIHPDERDAVWEKVQADFRAGDNFQLEYRVRHADGTWRWVQDRARAIRSETGEVVMIEGLVLDIDARKQAEQQLAKMHETLFDAVQSVNDNLIIYDRDDRLVLSTRHLAEQYPNAERYFEAGRKFEDILRDVVYSGGLPVPPGTDPEALIAERVELHRRADGTQIVRHLQNGRILHISEHRSQSGGIVSIGRDVTDQIKMEAQLRESQRMEAIGKLTGGLAHDLNNYLAVIMGNLDMLADRPHSDPETPKLIGGALAGVRRGAELTRSLLAFSRRQPLDPRVLDLDARIVAVGRLIERTIGEKISLEVDVAPDLWLVRIDGAQLDAALVNLANNARDAMPNGGVLRIAVRNAPEGTLQAPAGDHVLIEVSDTGIGMAPDTMAMAFEPFFTTKGPGHGTGLGLSMVHGFVHQSGGVVRLESTRGRGTTVRLFLPRTREPRPATTGPKSRSALPGGNERILVVEDNEYVRETVVEQLVSLGYSVGEAESGDTALAMLETRAAEFDLIFTDLVMPGATDGSALAKLIERRWPDVAVLLTSGFSGEDLDTDDSRTVLRKPYRKADLAHAVRAALEKRNV; from the coding sequence ATGGATGACGCCAATGTCTTTGCCGACTTTGCGCGGACCGGCGTCGACTGGCTGTGGGAGACCGACAGCGACGATCGCTACAGCTACTTTTCAGTGGCCGTGACTGCGGGGGGCATCGACCTTGCCAATCGCATCGGAATGCGTCGTGCCGATGTCGCGGTGAACGATCCTGAGAATGCACGGCGCATTGCCGAGCTGTCGGAGATCGTACGCCGGCGACAGCCCTTTCGGGATTTCCTCTTCCGCACGCGTCTTCGTGACGGGGGCGGACGATGGTGCGTGGTGAGTGGCGAGCCGCGACATGACGCCGACGGTGCTTTCCTCGGCTATCGCGGCATCGGCCGCGACGTCACTGACGAGGTCGAAGTACGCCGCAAGCTCGAGGTCCAGGGGCGGACACTCGAGGCGATCCTGAGCACCATGCCCGACGGCGTCCAGGTCGTCGACGAGAACAACCGGACGCTGGCGGTCAATGACCAGATCTTCGAGATCATGGGAATTGCGAACCGCAAGGGGCGGCCGGAGCCCGAGATCACGATGCAGTCGATCGTCGACATGGCCAAGCGCGGCGAGTACGGACCGGGCGATCCCGAATCAATCGCCCGAGAACGTGTCCAGAGCATGCTCGGCGTGTTGCGCGAGAAGGGCAGCGTCAACTATCAGCGTCAACTCAAGACCGGCCGCTGGATGGAAGCGCGGCTGCGAGCCATCGATGGCGGCGGCTTTCTGTCGCTGTATCGCGACATCACCGAAAGCAAGGACCGCGAGGCGGAGCTCGAGCGGACCTCCAGTCTCCTGCAGGCGATCTTCGAGAACTTTCCAGGGGGTATCGCCGTCTACGACCGCGACAAAAGACTGGTACTGTGGAACGAACGCTATGCCGACATCATCGGTGCCGATCCCGCCGCAATCAGGAAGGGCGTGTCGCCGCTCGAGGTGCTGGTCTCCCAGGCGCGGCTCGGTGAATTCGGTCCAACTGACGACCCGGCGAGAACCGCCCGTGAGCGCTGGGAGGCGATGGATTCCGGGCGTATCGACTTCGTCACCAGGGAACGGCCAAACGGGCGGGCCTTCGAGATGCGACGGCAGGATCTGCCGGATGGCGGATCGCTGTCGATCTATCTGGATACCACTGAGCAGAAGCGGGTAGAGCGCGCCCTGCAAGAGGCCAACGCCGGCTTGGAAAGGCGAATCGCCGAGCGGACTGCCGAGCTGGCAGATCGGGAACGATTCCTGCGCAACATTGTCGGAGATCTTCCGGGCATGGTCTATCGCTGCCGCAACGATCGCGACTGGACGATGCTGTTCGCGAGCGAGGGCTGCCACGACTTGTTCGGGAGGTTTCCGGAAGAACTCACCAGCGGCGCGGTGACGATCGGCAGCCTGATCCATCCCGACGAGCGCGATGCCGTATGGGAAAAAGTCCAGGCCGACTTTCGCGCGGGTGACAATTTCCAACTCGAGTACCGCGTGCGGCATGCCGACGGAACCTGGCGCTGGGTCCAGGATCGGGCACGCGCGATCCGCTCGGAGACCGGAGAGGTCGTCATGATCGAGGGTCTGGTCCTCGACATCGACGCTCGCAAGCAGGCCGAGCAGCAACTGGCCAAGATGCACGAAACGCTCTTCGACGCCGTTCAGAGCGTCAACGACAATCTGATCATCTACGACCGCGACGACCGGCTCGTGCTGTCGACGAGGCATCTCGCGGAGCAATATCCCAATGCCGAGCGCTACTTCGAAGCCGGCCGCAAGTTCGAGGACATATTGCGCGATGTCGTCTACAGCGGAGGGCTACCGGTGCCGCCCGGCACGGATCCCGAAGCGCTGATCGCCGAGCGGGTCGAGCTGCATCGCCGGGCCGACGGCACCCAGATCGTCCGCCACCTCCAGAATGGCCGCATCCTGCACATATCGGAGCATCGCTCGCAGAGCGGAGGAATCGTCTCGATCGGGCGCGACGTCACGGATCAGATAAAAATGGAGGCGCAGCTGCGCGAGTCGCAGCGCATGGAGGCGATCGGCAAGTTGACGGGCGGCCTGGCGCACGACCTCAACAACTATCTCGCCGTCATCATGGGTAACCTCGACATGCTGGCCGACCGCCCGCACTCCGATCCCGAGACACCCAAGCTGATCGGCGGCGCGTTGGCCGGAGTGCGACGTGGCGCGGAGCTGACCCGAAGTCTGCTGGCCTTCTCCCGTCGTCAGCCTCTCGACCCGCGAGTGCTCGACCTGGATGCCCGGATCGTCGCCGTCGGCCGGCTGATCGAGCGCACGATCGGCGAGAAGATATCGCTCGAGGTCGACGTGGCGCCCGACCTTTGGCTGGTCCGGATCGACGGCGCCCAACTCGACGCGGCACTCGTCAATCTCGCCAACAACGCCCGCGACGCCATGCCGAACGGCGGCGTGCTGAGGATCGCTGTCCGCAACGCACCGGAGGGTACGCTGCAGGCGCCGGCAGGCGATCACGTGCTGATCGAGGTATCCGACACGGGGATCGGCATGGCCCCGGATACGATGGCGATGGCCTTCGAGCCCTTCTTCACGACCAAGGGACCCGGTCATGGCACCGGCCTCGGATTGAGCATGGTCCATGGCTTCGTTCACCAGTCGGGGGGCGTCGTGCGGCTCGAGAGTACGCGGGGACGGGGTACGACGGTGCGGCTCTTCCTGCCACGAACGCGTGAGCCGCGCCCGGCAACGACCGGGCCGAAATCCCGGTCCGCGCTGCCCGGGGGCAACGAACGCATCCTCGTGGTGGAAGACAACGAGTACGTCCGGGAAACCGTCGTCGAGCAGCTCGTTTCCCTCGGATACTCCGTGGGTGAGGCCGAAAGCGGCGACACGGCGTTGGCGATGCTCGAGACGCGGGCCGCGGAGTTCGATTTGATCTTCACCGACCTCGTCATGCCCGGTGCGACCGACGGCTCGGCATTGGCGAAGTTGATCGAGCGGAGATGGCCTGACGTCGCGGTGTTGCTGACGTCAGGCTTCTCGGGGGAGGACTTGGACACCGACGACAGCCGAACCGTTCTGCGCAAGCCGTATCGCAAGGCTGATTTGGCCCATGCGGTGAGGGCGGCGCTCGAGAAGCGGAACGTCTGA